GTGGCGAGGACGTGCGTGTGGATCTCGATCAGCTCGCGCAGTGCAGCGATCTCGGCGCCCGCGTCGTTCCGGCTCCGGTCCACCGACGTGCGGAACCACGCAATGGCATCTGCGGGCCGCGCCGCCTGATCGCGCAGGAGTCGCGCCAGACGGAGCGGCGGCTCGGGATCATCCGGCCATGTGGCGCTGGCCTTCTCCAGCTCGGCGATCGCGTCGTCGGTCCGGCCGCGTGCAATGAGCGAATCGGCGAGCGAATATTCGCGCGGGCCGGACGCCGACCCCGCGGAGAAGTAGAGGCTGCTGCCGATGCGGCCCGCACGTTCCGCCACGATCAGAGTGAAGGCGAACATGGCCCCGACTCCGATCAGAGCTCCGAGAACGGGCGATCCGTAGCGGGCGCCTATCGCCGCGCCGGGCAGCCCACCGATGAGCGACCAGGCCAGCGTTCGGACGCGGAGCGCGGTGGCGAAGGAGTCGACATCGCGCAACCCGCGTCGAGGCGGCATGGGCGGAGATTCATCGTCGCTGTTCACACGCGCGAGCTCGGACAGATGTCGCTCAGGATGCAGTCCTCGCAGAGGGGTTTGGGCGCCCTGCAGATGGCACGGCCGTGATAGATGAGGAGATGTGAGATGTCCGTCCACCGTTCGCGCGGCACCAGCTTCATCAGATCCGGCTCGATCTTCACGGGGTCCGTCTCCCGCGTGAGGCCGAGCCGGCCGCTTACGCGCCGCACGTGCGTATCGACGGCTATGCCTTCGTTGATGCCGAACGCGTTGCCCACGACGACGTTCGCCGTCTTGCGGCCGACACCCGGCAGCTTCACCATCGCGTCGAAATCGGCAGGCACCCGCCCATCGTGCTCCTCGCTCACGGCTGCTGCCATACCGAGCAGGCTCTTCGCCTTGTTGCGGAAGAAACCGGTGGAGCGAATCATCTCCTCCAGCTCCTCCGGCCGTGCGGCGGCCAGGTCTTCGGGCGTCGGATAACGCCTGAACAGCGCGGGCGTCACCATGTTGACGCGCTCATCGGTACACTGCGCCGACAGGATGGTCGCGACGAGCAGCTCGTAAGCATTGCCGAAGTCGAGCGAACACTTCGCATCCGGGTACGCCGCCTCCAACCGGCTGACGATCTCGGACGTGCGCGCCCGCTTCGCTGCCAGACTTTCGCGCCCGCGCGGGCGACGGACTGCCGTGACCGCCTGAGGCGGATCGACAGCAGGGGCAGTCCGGTTCTGCCCGGATTTCTTCGACCGCGGGCCTGCCGCGGCGCGCTTCGACTTCGCTGTTTCAGTTCGCTTCGCCACTCTTCCTCTTTCTTTCGTCGAGCCAGGCTTCGACATCCTGGAGCGGCCATGCATTGATCACTTCATCACGCGTCAGGGAGGCCTTGCGCGCGATGTTGACACCGTAGCGGACTGTACGCATGCCATTGACCGAATGTGCGTCCGGATTGATGGCGGTGCGGACGCCGAGAGCGCGCGCTTTCGGCCAGTGCTGCCACGACATGTCGAGACGGTGCGGGTCGGCATTGATCTCGATGGCCGCACCGGCCGCAGCGGCGCGCTCAATGACCTCGTCGAGATCCACGTCGTACCCGTCGCGGATGAGGAGCAGTCGACCGCGCGCGTGACCGAGCATGGTCAGCCGCCGGTCGGACACCGCACGGCACATGCGCGCAGTCATCACGCCGCGCTCCATCCGAAACAGCGAATGAACGGATCCGACCACGTAGTCGAACGTCTCGAGGACACCCGGCTGATCGGAGTAGTCGAGACGTCCATCGGCCAGGATATCGGCTTCCACTCCCTTGAAGAGTCTGAGCTCGCTGGCGCGCCCGCGGTTCCATGCATCGATCTCGCGCTGCTGCCGCACGATCTGCGCGGGCGACAGCCCGCCGGCGTAGCCCGCGTTCTGCGAATGATCGGCGATACCCAGATAGCGCCAGCCGAGGGCGAGCGCACCTTCCGCCATCTCGGCGACCGTGGCCTTGCCGTCGCTGTGCGTCGTGTGACAGTGGAAGCAGCCGCGCAGATCATCCAGCTCGACCAGGCGCGGCAGCGCGTGATCACGCGCGAGCGACACCTCCTCGCCGGTTTCGCGCAATTCGGGCGGCACGGTCTGGAGACCGAGTGCGTCATAGATCGCGCGCTCATCCACCGCCTCGAGCAGTGCGTCGCCGTCGCGCAGGCCGAGTGGCGTGAGGGCGACGCCACGCCCAGCCGCCACGCCCGCGAGCGCAGCGATGTGTGCGGCGGATCCCGTCATGTGCAGCAGCGCAGCGCCGAGATGGTCGGGCGTCGTGAGGCACACTTCGACGGCAAGGCCGTCGCCGAAGCGGCCGCGCACGACTCGATCGTCGCCCTCGTACCACATCAGGCCGGCTGCGGATCGGATGCGGGCCGCGACGTTCGCCGGTCCGCCGCGGACGACGCTCACGAGAGATACACCGTCCACGATCTCCAGGCCGCGTCTCAGCTCGCCGGCAATGTACGTCCGCTCCACACCGCTGAGCGCGTCGAGGAAGCCAGCCAGCCGCAGGGCGGCCTCCTCTGCCTGATGGTAGCGCCGCCGCCCCGCCAGTCCGCGCGCGAACGCGATCCCATCGAGGATGCGCTGCTGAGTTCGTTCGCCGAAGCCGCGCACAGTCGCGATCCGCCCGCTGCGGGCGGCCGCCTCGAGTGCGTCCAGATCCGACACGCCCAGCACGGTATGGAGCTGCGCGATCTTTTTCGGTCCCAGACCCGACACGCGCAGCAGCTCCCGCATGCCGGAAGGTGCACGCTCCCGCAGATCGAGATGGTACCGGGATTCGCCCGTGACGATCAGCTCCTCCATGACCCGCGCGGTCGCCGGCCCGATGCCCGGTACGTCGCGCAGCTCGCCCGATGCCAGCAGCGCCGTCGGGTCCCGCTCCGTTTTCTCGAGCGCACGTGCCGCCGTGCGGAACGCGCGTGCCTTGAACCGGTTGTCTCCGGTGGATTCCAGCAGCGTCGCGATCTCTTCGAGCACCATCGCGATCGCGTGCCTATCCATCTGCGGGAACGTGTACCAGCTCGCCGGCCTCCTCCGCGCTCGACCACTGCAGGGTCGGATCCGCGATGGCGGCAAAGCACCGCGCCGCCAGCTTGAGCGCTTCGGCGCCTGTGGTGATGGCGTGATATCCCTGCAGCTCCCCGCCCGGCAGCACGTTCGCGAAATCTTCACCCTCCGGCCGCGCCTGCACCGTCGCCCACTCCGACAGCTGCGCCGCCGCATCGAGGGAGAGATCGAACAGGCTCAGACCGGGCCGACCGGGCCGCAGACCGAGCGCGAACAGGAGATCCAGACGCTCGGTCGCGCCCGGTTCCCCGGCGGCGGGTGCGCTCCAGAAGAAGCCGTCCACCGGCTCCGGCGCCGCCTGGTCCGACACGCGAGCCCAGAGCAGGTTCCGCGGCAGCTGCAGGTACCCCGCCGCGGCGGGCGCGCGCGGCTCGGCCGGCAGCGGAGCATCCGCCGCAATGACGGCGCGCACCATGGAATCCGGGATGCGATAGATCCGGCGGCCGTGGCGCCAGTAGCGATACGCGCTGAACAGGAGTGCACTCACCTGTGCAACGACGTCCTTGCCGCCCTCCGGTGGTGTCATTTCATGCAGGAGCTCGCCGGCGGCCGGCAGCATGAAGAGCTGCTGCGGAGCGACGGCGTCATGCGCGTCCGCCTGCTCGCGCACGGTCTCGAAACGCGCCTGGTCGAACACGTCCGGACCGAATATCAGCTGGTATGGCGAAATGCGGGCTGTGTCGGATGAATCAGTCATGCCTGCATACTAGCGCCATGCGGCGCGTCAGGCACCCGTCAGACTGCAGTTGCGCGGACGTCATGCTCCGCCACGGACGGTGCACGGGGGCGAAGCAGGCCACGGAGCGCCTGCAACCACCCGCCGCGCCGGACGGCGACCAGATGCAGTGCGCCCGGCGCATCGTGAATACCCTCACTGATGGTGAGAAACGTCACGTCGGCAGATTCGGCCGGCACACCCACGCGATAGCTCCGGCCATGCCACTCGAACGTGATGTGCCGCGCCCCCGTCCAATCCACTTCCAGGAAGAACTCGTCCTCCACCCTGAGCCAGCCGCCGGTTGCCGGCACGCCATGCCGGAAGAACA
The sequence above is a segment of the Longimicrobiales bacterium genome. Coding sequences within it:
- a CDS encoding tetratricopeptide repeat protein, with product MPPRRGLRDVDSFATALRVRTLAWSLIGGLPGAAIGARYGSPVLGALIGVGAMFAFTLIVAERAGRIGSSLYFSAGSASGPREYSLADSLIARGRTDDAIAELEKASATWPDDPEPPLRLARLLRDQAARPADAIAWFRTSVDRSRNDAGAEIAALRELIEIHTHVLATPRAALPYLARLASRHPDSAAGAWARAEMGGIKQAMRDEEGT
- the nth gene encoding endonuclease III, whose amino-acid sequence is MAKRTETAKSKRAAAGPRSKKSGQNRTAPAVDPPQAVTAVRRPRGRESLAAKRARTSEIVSRLEAAYPDAKCSLDFGNAYELLVATILSAQCTDERVNMVTPALFRRYPTPEDLAAARPEELEEMIRSTGFFRNKAKSLLGMAAAVSEEHDGRVPADFDAMVKLPGVGRKTANVVVGNAFGINEGIAVDTHVRRVSGRLGLTRETDPVKIEPDLMKLVPRERWTDISHLLIYHGRAICRAPKPLCEDCILSDICPSSRV
- a CDS encoding helix-hairpin-helix domain-containing protein, translated to MDRHAIAMVLEEIATLLESTGDNRFKARAFRTAARALEKTERDPTALLASGELRDVPGIGPATARVMEELIVTGESRYHLDLRERAPSGMRELLRVSGLGPKKIAQLHTVLGVSDLDALEAAARSGRIATVRGFGERTQQRILDGIAFARGLAGRRRYHQAEEAALRLAGFLDALSGVERTYIAGELRRGLEIVDGVSLVSVVRGGPANVAARIRSAAGLMWYEGDDRVVRGRFGDGLAVEVCLTTPDHLGAALLHMTGSAAHIAALAGVAAGRGVALTPLGLRDGDALLEAVDERAIYDALGLQTVPPELRETGEEVSLARDHALPRLVELDDLRGCFHCHTTHSDGKATVAEMAEGALALGWRYLGIADHSQNAGYAGGLSPAQIVRQQREIDAWNRGRASELRLFKGVEADILADGRLDYSDQPGVLETFDYVVGSVHSLFRMERGVMTARMCRAVSDRRLTMLGHARGRLLLIRDGYDVDLDEVIERAAAAGAAIEINADPHRLDMSWQHWPKARALGVRTAINPDAHSVNGMRTVRYGVNIARKASLTRDEVINAWPLQDVEAWLDERKRKSGEAN